Proteins co-encoded in one Arthrobacter sp. ERGS1:01 genomic window:
- a CDS encoding N(5)-(carboxyethyl)ornithine synthase has translation MGENSALRPELRLGVLGRSRKPDERRAPIHPEHFSRIERDIRDRMVVESGYGLKFGVSDAALAELVGQVAPREQVIAQADVVLLPKPQASDLAELRDGQVLWGWPHCVQDRAITQLAIDKKLTLIAFEAMNHWTSDGGFGLHVFHKNNELAGYCSVLHSLALTGSTGNYGRRMKAVVIGFGATARGAVTALQALGIQDVQVLTSRSVAAVAAPIHAAEMVQFDFAPEPPHAGFVMSEDGDVPLSWFLAEADIVVNCTLQDPNAPMTYLTEADLDAFRPGSLIVDVSCDEGMGFSWARNTSFTEPMFTVGENINYYAVDHSPSYLWNSSTWEISEALLPFIEPVLAGPEAWKATDTIQRAIEINDGVIINPAILEFQGRQESYPHLPLAEG, from the coding sequence ATGGGCGAGAATTCAGCATTGCGACCGGAACTGCGGCTTGGCGTCTTGGGGCGTTCGCGCAAACCCGACGAGCGCCGGGCCCCCATCCACCCGGAACATTTTTCCCGGATTGAGCGCGACATCCGTGACCGGATGGTGGTTGAGTCAGGGTACGGGCTGAAGTTCGGCGTCAGCGATGCCGCACTGGCGGAGCTGGTGGGTCAGGTGGCCCCGCGTGAGCAGGTCATTGCGCAGGCCGACGTAGTGCTCCTGCCCAAGCCGCAGGCCTCGGACCTGGCTGAGCTGCGGGACGGACAGGTCCTCTGGGGCTGGCCGCACTGTGTCCAGGACAGGGCCATCACCCAGCTGGCCATTGACAAGAAGCTGACCCTGATCGCTTTCGAGGCCATGAACCACTGGACCAGCGACGGCGGTTTTGGCCTGCATGTCTTCCACAAGAACAACGAGCTCGCCGGCTACTGCTCCGTTCTTCATTCGCTGGCACTGACGGGGTCCACGGGAAATTACGGGCGCCGCATGAAAGCCGTGGTGATTGGTTTTGGCGCCACCGCCCGCGGCGCGGTGACGGCGTTGCAAGCCCTCGGCATCCAGGATGTGCAGGTCCTCACGAGCCGCAGCGTGGCCGCCGTCGCAGCCCCCATCCACGCCGCCGAAATGGTGCAGTTCGACTTTGCACCGGAGCCCCCGCATGCCGGCTTCGTGATGTCGGAGGACGGCGATGTCCCCCTGAGCTGGTTCCTGGCCGAGGCCGACATCGTGGTGAACTGCACGCTGCAGGACCCCAACGCGCCCATGACGTACCTGACCGAGGCGGATCTGGACGCGTTCCGGCCGGGCAGCCTGATCGTGGATGTCTCCTGCGATGAGGGCATGGGCTTTAGCTGGGCCCGCAACACGAGTTTCACCGAGCCGATGTTCACGGTGGGCGAGAACATCAACTACTACGCCGTGGACCACAGCCCCAGCTATCTGTGGAATTCCTCCACCTGGGAAATCAGCGAGGCGCTGCTGCCGTTCATCGAGCCCGTCCTCGCCGGTCCCGAGGCGTGGAAGGCCACTGACACCATCCAGCGCGCCATCGAGATCAACGACGGCGTGATCATCAACCCGGCGATCCTTGAGTTCCAGGGCCGCCAGGAAAGCTACCCGCACCTGCCGCTGGCCGAGGGGTAG
- the dcd gene encoding dCTP deaminase: MLISDRDIRAEIDAKRIVLDPYDPAMVQPSSVDVRIDRFFRLFDNHRYAHIDPAEEQPELTRMVEVDPDEAFVLHPGEFALASTYETVTLPDNVAARLEGKSSLGRLGLLTHSTAGFIDPGFSGHITLELSNVATLPIKLWPGMKIGQLCFFQLSSPAENPYGTGPHQNRYQGQRGPTASRSFLNFHRTSI; the protein is encoded by the coding sequence GTGCTGATCTCTGACCGCGACATACGTGCCGAAATTGACGCCAAGCGCATTGTCTTGGACCCCTACGACCCCGCCATGGTGCAGCCGTCGAGTGTCGACGTGCGCATCGACAGGTTCTTCCGGCTTTTTGACAACCACCGCTACGCGCACATCGACCCCGCGGAGGAACAGCCCGAGCTGACCCGCATGGTGGAGGTGGACCCCGACGAGGCGTTCGTCCTGCACCCCGGCGAGTTCGCACTGGCGTCCACCTACGAGACCGTCACGCTGCCGGACAACGTTGCCGCACGCCTGGAGGGCAAGTCCTCGCTGGGCCGCCTGGGCCTGCTCACGCACTCCACGGCCGGCTTCATCGACCCTGGCTTCTCGGGCCACATCACCTTGGAGCTTTCCAATGTGGCCACCCTGCCCATCAAGCTGTGGCCGGGCATGAAGATTGGCCAGCTGTGCTTCTTCCAGCTCAGCTCCCCGGCGGAGAACCCCTACGGGACCGGCCCGCACCAGAACCGCTACCAGGGCCAGCGCGGCCCCACGGCCTCACGGTCCTTCCTGAATTTCCACCGCACCAGCATCTAG
- a CDS encoding cation:proton antiporter, whose product MDPTTLSLIQLGIVFFGLGFLGRLAGRIGMSPVPLYLLGGLAFGEGGLVNLGGIEDFAHIASEIGVILLLLMLGLEYTARELVTGLRQSWMAGLLDLVLNMLPGVAVALILGWGPVGALVMAGITYSSSSGIIAKVLGDLGRLGNRETPVVLAILVIEDLAMAAYLPILTAVLAGVSFLGGLTALGISLAVISAVLVGALRYGHIVSSALDSPDRESFLLKLLGAALLVAGVASALQVSAAVGAFLLGIAISGGTAENATRVLEPLRDLFAAMFFVLFGLNTDPGTIPPVLGFALILAVVTAATKVSTGWWAARSQGIATMGRARAGAALIARGEFSIVIAGLAVASGAVPAELAALATTYVLIMAVFGPVAARYVEPFVRLFQGKKSPEPEPSF is encoded by the coding sequence GTGGACCCGACCACCCTGTCCCTGATTCAACTCGGAATCGTCTTTTTCGGGTTGGGCTTTTTGGGGCGTCTGGCCGGACGCATTGGCATGTCCCCCGTGCCGCTCTACCTGCTGGGCGGGCTGGCTTTCGGCGAGGGCGGCCTGGTCAACCTTGGCGGGATTGAGGACTTTGCCCACATAGCCAGCGAGATCGGCGTCATCCTCCTGCTCTTGATGCTTGGTTTGGAATATACGGCCCGCGAACTCGTCACGGGCCTGCGCCAGTCCTGGATGGCGGGCCTGCTTGACCTGGTACTGAACATGCTGCCGGGCGTGGCCGTCGCCTTGATTCTTGGCTGGGGCCCCGTGGGCGCACTGGTCATGGCCGGCATCACCTACAGCTCCTCCTCGGGCATCATCGCGAAGGTGTTGGGCGATCTTGGCCGGCTCGGCAACCGGGAGACCCCCGTGGTGCTGGCCATTTTGGTCATCGAGGACCTGGCCATGGCCGCGTACCTGCCCATCCTCACCGCCGTCCTGGCCGGAGTGTCGTTCCTGGGCGGGCTGACGGCGCTGGGTATTTCGCTGGCCGTCATCTCCGCCGTGCTGGTGGGCGCCCTGCGATACGGCCACATTGTCTCCAGTGCCCTGGACAGCCCGGACAGGGAATCGTTCCTGCTCAAGCTGCTGGGCGCCGCCCTGCTCGTGGCGGGTGTTGCGTCGGCGCTGCAGGTTTCCGCCGCCGTGGGCGCGTTCCTGCTCGGCATCGCCATCTCCGGCGGTACGGCCGAGAACGCCACCCGCGTGCTGGAGCCGTTGCGTGACCTCTTCGCGGCCATGTTCTTCGTGCTCTTTGGCCTGAACACCGATCCCGGGACCATCCCGCCCGTGCTGGGCTTCGCCCTGATCCTCGCCGTCGTGACCGCGGCAACCAAGGTCTCAACGGGGTGGTGGGCGGCCAGATCCCAGGGCATTGCCACCATGGGCCGGGCCCGTGCGGGTGCGGCGCTCATTGCCCGCGGCGAGTTCTCCATTGTCATTGCCGGCCTGGCCGTGGCCTCGGGCGCGGTCCCGGCGGAGTTGGCCGCCCTGGCCACCACGTATGTGTTGATCATGGCCGTTTTTGGCCCCGTGGCCGCCCGCTATGTGGAGCCGTTTGTGCGGCTGTTCCAGGGCAAGAAGTCGCCCGAACCCGAGCCCTCCTTCTAA
- a CDS encoding MFS transporter, with protein sequence MTEYPPTAALPPATAAKKPGTLWQVVAWSAWDWGGAAFNAVMTTFIFTALYLTTDAFGGAKHATAVLGYTLSVSGLAIALLAPVAGQRTDHSGRRKLWLGINTLLVALLTGACFFVQPHESFLLLGCILIAAGTVFFEIAGVSYNAMLLQISTKHSIGKISGFGWAAGYLGGIVALLIVFYTLIKPDVGIFGITSADGMTYRAVAVFSAIWIIIFSIPVLLAIPESTVNPDMPRVGFFRSYLELWRTIKRLAKTSRHTLFFLISSAIFRDGLAAIFTFGAVVAVGSFGFKTGDVLIFAIAGNVVAAIGALSAGFFDDKFGPKSVIVVSLIGLLGSGTALLFLHGKTAFWVFGLILTLFVGPAQASARAYIARLAPEGQEGELFGLYATTGRAASFIAPGLFALFISIFDSQRWGILGILVVLLAGLLLLLPVKAPPHAGAVGH encoded by the coding sequence ATGACTGAGTATCCCCCGACTGCCGCGCTTCCGCCCGCAACCGCAGCCAAAAAGCCCGGCACGCTCTGGCAGGTTGTTGCGTGGTCTGCGTGGGACTGGGGCGGGGCCGCGTTCAACGCCGTCATGACCACGTTCATCTTTACGGCCCTGTACCTGACCACCGACGCCTTCGGCGGGGCCAAACACGCCACCGCCGTGCTCGGCTACACCCTCTCCGTCTCCGGCCTGGCCATCGCCCTGCTGGCGCCCGTGGCCGGGCAGCGCACCGACCACAGCGGCCGGCGCAAACTGTGGCTGGGCATCAACACCCTGCTCGTGGCATTGCTGACCGGGGCCTGCTTCTTCGTGCAGCCGCACGAATCATTCCTGCTGCTGGGCTGCATCCTGATCGCCGCCGGCACCGTCTTCTTCGAGATTGCCGGCGTCAGCTACAACGCCATGCTGCTGCAGATCTCCACCAAGCACAGCATCGGCAAGATCAGCGGCTTCGGCTGGGCGGCCGGCTACCTGGGCGGCATCGTGGCCCTGCTCATCGTGTTCTACACGCTCATCAAGCCCGACGTCGGCATCTTCGGAATCACGAGCGCCGACGGCATGACCTACCGCGCCGTGGCCGTGTTCTCCGCGATCTGGATCATCATCTTCTCCATCCCCGTCCTGCTGGCGATTCCGGAGTCGACGGTAAACCCGGACATGCCGCGCGTGGGATTCTTCCGGTCCTACCTTGAACTGTGGCGGACCATCAAGCGGCTGGCGAAGACGTCCCGGCACACGCTGTTCTTCCTGATTTCCAGCGCCATCTTCCGCGACGGCCTGGCCGCCATCTTCACGTTTGGCGCCGTCGTAGCGGTGGGCTCCTTCGGCTTCAAGACCGGCGACGTGCTGATCTTCGCGATCGCCGGCAACGTGGTGGCGGCGATCGGCGCTCTGTCCGCGGGGTTCTTTGACGACAAATTCGGTCCGAAATCGGTCATCGTGGTGTCGCTGATCGGCCTGCTCGGCTCCGGCACGGCGCTGTTGTTCCTGCACGGCAAGACCGCGTTCTGGGTCTTCGGGCTGATCCTGACCCTGTTCGTGGGTCCGGCGCAGGCGTCCGCGCGGGCCTACATTGCGCGGCTGGCCCCGGAGGGCCAGGAGGGCGAGCTGTTTGGGCTCTACGCGACCACGGGGCGGGCCGCGTCCTTCATTGCCCCGGGCCTGTTCGCGCTGTTCATCAGCATTTTCGACTCCCAGCGCTGGGGCATCCTGGGCATCCTGGTGGTGCTGCTGGCCGGTTTGCTGCTCCTGCTGCCGGTCAAGGCCCCGCCGCACGCCGGCGCCGTCGGCCATTAG
- a CDS encoding SHOCT domain-containing protein, whose product MAFGRRNRPSLLGTAARTAVIAGTATAASNAVNAKAAAAQQANAAQAPAVQPVPVAQPVPAPAEDLLSKLERLAALHSSGALTDAEFATVKASLIG is encoded by the coding sequence ATGGCTTTTGGCAGGCGCAACCGCCCGTCCCTGTTGGGCACCGCGGCCCGGACCGCCGTCATCGCCGGCACGGCCACGGCGGCCAGTAACGCAGTCAACGCCAAAGCGGCGGCGGCGCAGCAGGCGAACGCCGCCCAGGCTCCCGCCGTGCAGCCCGTTCCCGTTGCGCAGCCCGTGCCGGCGCCGGCCGAGGACCTGCTGAGCAAACTGGAACGCCTGGCCGCCCTGCACAGCTCTGGTGCGTTGACCGACGCCGAGTTTGCGACCGTCAAGGCCTCCCTGATCGGCTAG
- a CDS encoding cation:proton antiporter regulatory subunit, with protein MNIEETPLPGIGVRRELRLANGRRMGVVTHRDGQTELIISRRDDPDACAASIPLSAEESSALGALLGATQLIAQLSAEQKDVPGVTTHQILIREGSEYAGRPLGDTHMRTRTGTSIVALLRGGDVIGSPRPDQLLEPGDLAVIVGTDEGLAEAALILQSRT; from the coding sequence ATGAATATTGAAGAGACTCCGCTTCCCGGCATTGGAGTCCGCCGGGAGCTGCGACTCGCCAACGGCCGCCGCATGGGTGTCGTGACCCATCGGGACGGCCAGACCGAACTCATTATTTCCCGCCGGGACGATCCGGACGCGTGTGCGGCGTCGATCCCGCTGAGCGCGGAGGAATCCTCGGCGCTGGGCGCCCTGCTTGGCGCCACCCAGCTCATTGCCCAGCTCTCGGCGGAGCAGAAGGACGTCCCCGGCGTCACCACGCACCAGATCCTGATCCGCGAGGGCTCCGAGTATGCCGGCCGCCCGCTCGGGGACACCCATATGCGCACCCGGACGGGCACGTCCATCGTGGCGTTGCTGCGCGGCGGCGACGTCATCGGTTCACCGCGCCCGGACCAGCTCCTGGAGCCCGGGGACCTGGCCGTCATCGTCGGCACGGATGAGGGCCTTGCGGAAGCGGCCCTGATCCTGCAGTCCCGAACGTAG
- a CDS encoding MFS transporter, translating into MTPPPATQNAALTAPMNVVTTRPPWNQTFSSLKIRNYRIFASANLLAVIAVWMQRVAQDWMVLELSGSVTAVGITVFMQFIPSLVLMPFGGILADRYSKRLILMISQSAAGILAAVMAVLALTGHLQVWHIYVIAFILGLVVVADQPARQVFVNELVGPAQLRNAISLNSSIFQMGGMVGPAVSGILITAVGGGWAFAVNTLACAVTVTSLIFIRPGELVRMAPGKRGKGQLMEGVRYALSKPTIFWPAVMAAFFAVFGLSLAVLMAAYANNVFDAGASGYGLLNTLVALGALAGALASTRIATLRLRSVMTAAGAYGVVLMIASLAPSMASFGAVMVVAGFCSLLFLTGANQLVQMSTNVLIRGRVMSLYIMVLIGGQALGGPLMGWFAEHLGVQWAMLIAGGMPTLAAGVIALVLAKRGQLTLKVNLRSARRPLFIVPRPVSGAATPEPS; encoded by the coding sequence TTGACGCCCCCTCCAGCAACCCAGAATGCTGCCCTGACCGCCCCGATGAACGTTGTGACCACGCGCCCGCCGTGGAACCAGACTTTTTCCTCACTCAAGATCCGCAACTACCGCATCTTCGCCTCCGCCAACCTGCTGGCCGTCATCGCCGTATGGATGCAGCGAGTGGCGCAGGACTGGATGGTGCTTGAACTCTCCGGCTCCGTCACCGCCGTCGGCATCACCGTGTTCATGCAGTTCATCCCGTCCCTGGTGCTCATGCCCTTTGGCGGCATCCTGGCGGACAGGTACTCCAAACGGCTGATCCTGATGATCAGCCAAAGCGCCGCCGGCATCCTGGCCGCCGTCATGGCCGTGCTGGCATTGACGGGACACCTGCAGGTCTGGCACATCTACGTCATCGCGTTCATCCTGGGCCTGGTGGTGGTGGCCGACCAGCCCGCCCGCCAGGTCTTCGTCAACGAACTCGTGGGCCCCGCGCAGCTGCGTAACGCGATCAGCCTGAACTCCTCGATCTTCCAGATGGGCGGCATGGTGGGTCCCGCCGTCAGCGGCATCCTGATCACGGCCGTCGGCGGAGGATGGGCGTTTGCCGTGAACACCCTGGCCTGCGCCGTCACCGTCACCTCGCTGATCTTCATCCGCCCGGGCGAGCTGGTCAGAATGGCGCCGGGGAAGCGTGGCAAGGGCCAGCTCATGGAAGGCGTCCGCTACGCGCTGAGCAAGCCCACCATCTTCTGGCCCGCGGTCATGGCCGCGTTCTTCGCCGTCTTTGGTTTGAGCCTGGCCGTGCTGATGGCCGCCTATGCCAACAACGTGTTCGACGCCGGTGCCAGCGGCTACGGCCTGCTGAACACGCTCGTTGCGCTCGGGGCCCTGGCGGGCGCTCTGGCCTCGACCCGGATCGCCACGCTGCGGCTGCGCTCGGTCATGACGGCCGCCGGCGCCTACGGCGTGGTGCTCATGATCGCCTCGCTGGCGCCGAGCATGGCCAGCTTTGGGGCCGTCATGGTGGTGGCGGGATTCTGCTCGCTGCTGTTCCTGACCGGAGCCAACCAGTTGGTGCAGATGTCCACGAACGTGCTCATCCGGGGTCGCGTCATGAGCCTGTACATCATGGTGCTCATTGGCGGCCAGGCCCTGGGCGGGCCGCTCATGGGCTGGTTTGCCGAGCATCTCGGCGTGCAGTGGGCCATGCTCATTGCCGGTGGTATGCCGACCCTGGCCGCGGGCGTGATCGCCCTGGTCCTGGCCAAGCGCGGGCAGCTGACCCTGAAGGTCAACCTGCGCAGCGCCCGGCGGCCGCTGTTCATTGTTCCCCGGCCGGTTTCGGGGGCTGCAACACCGGAGCCTTCTTAA
- a CDS encoding Na+/H+ antiporter subunit A, translated as MLIVLCVHFIVAILAPLLFSRLGRAAFYVLAAVPAGSFIWLLAQYGAVYSPTAISPVIDIPWIPVLDLNLTFRMDQLSWLMSLLVLGVGALVLAYCARYFKTADAGLGGFGAQLLAFAGVMFGLVTADNLILLFVFWELTTVLSYLLIGYARTRIAARRAALQALMVTTFGGLAMLVGLIMVGESAGTYSISGVLAKAPALVAATGTPGMVLDIGIALILVGAVTKSALLPFHFWLPGAMAAPTPVSAYLHAAAMVKAGIYLVARLAPGFSGTEYWQVLITVLGLATMLVGGWRALRQHDLKLILAYGTVSQLGFLMLIVGLGSKEAALAGMAMVLAHGLFKAALFLVVGIIDHQSGTRDIRKLSGVFRSAPALGVVALIGAASMAGLPPLAGFVAKESVFAAFAANASYGPAGHLIGVVVLAGLVLGSILTFAYSARFMWGGFARKPELSATPFKSVGWLFLGAPALLSVLTLAYGLFPKPVEGWIAPYSALFPAYDPHALHLSLWHGFTLPLALSAVVVVCGLALFLARRRFEAFQGKLPAVVDLERGYRQSIVVLDLVSIWVTGRTQRGSLFFYLVVILGTAIASIGAVLILTEQHWSDKTYFLDPGSPFQLVAAVVILVGAVAAARANKRFMAVLMVSVTGYGVALIFALQGAPDLALTQMLVETIILVAFVLAMRSLPPGLQERRAGSHKVLRMILGLGFGAVMVVVGIVAMGSRIAVPVSLELPQLAYDGGGGLNVVNVTLVDIRAWDTFGEISVLAIAATGVASLIFVRGRGQRLARAETVATGSIGRIGEEGMSPSPVVELAKRFADAPGNPWLVAGRTLAPERRSIIIEVVARLVFHSIIVLSIYLLLAGHNGTGGGFAGGLVAGLALTIRYLAGGRFELAEATRISAGTLLGLGLAAAALTGIAPLFFGGEIFQSAILTFDLPVFGHVKFVTSTLFDIGVYLVVVGLVVDVLRSLGSEIDQHEEDGIGAITMIEDDEPLEVGR; from the coding sequence GTGCTGATTGTCCTCTGTGTACATTTCATCGTGGCCATTCTCGCGCCCCTTTTGTTTTCCAGGTTGGGCCGCGCCGCCTTCTATGTGCTGGCCGCCGTCCCCGCGGGAAGCTTCATCTGGCTGCTGGCCCAGTACGGTGCCGTATATTCCCCCACGGCCATAAGTCCCGTCATCGACATCCCCTGGATCCCGGTCCTGGATCTCAACCTCACCTTCCGCATGGACCAGCTCTCGTGGCTGATGTCCCTGCTGGTGCTCGGCGTCGGCGCCCTGGTCCTGGCCTACTGTGCCCGCTATTTCAAGACGGCCGACGCCGGCCTGGGCGGCTTTGGCGCCCAGCTGCTGGCTTTCGCCGGGGTCATGTTTGGCCTGGTCACGGCCGACAACCTGATCCTCTTGTTCGTGTTCTGGGAACTGACCACGGTGCTCTCCTACCTGTTGATCGGTTACGCCCGCACCCGCATCGCGGCCCGCCGCGCCGCGCTGCAGGCGCTCATGGTGACCACCTTTGGCGGCCTGGCCATGCTGGTGGGCCTGATCATGGTGGGCGAAAGCGCCGGCACGTACAGCATCTCCGGCGTACTGGCCAAGGCCCCCGCGCTGGTGGCTGCCACAGGCACTCCCGGGATGGTCCTGGACATCGGCATCGCCCTGATCCTGGTGGGCGCCGTGACCAAGTCGGCGCTGCTGCCGTTCCACTTCTGGCTTCCCGGCGCCATGGCCGCCCCCACCCCCGTCAGTGCCTATCTGCATGCGGCGGCCATGGTGAAGGCCGGAATCTACCTCGTGGCCCGGCTGGCGCCCGGCTTCTCCGGCACCGAATACTGGCAGGTGCTGATCACCGTCCTGGGCCTGGCCACCATGCTGGTGGGCGGCTGGCGGGCCCTGCGCCAACACGACCTCAAGCTCATCCTCGCCTACGGCACCGTGAGCCAGCTCGGCTTCCTGATGCTGATCGTGGGGCTGGGCAGCAAGGAAGCCGCCCTGGCCGGCATGGCCATGGTGCTGGCGCACGGCCTGTTCAAGGCGGCCCTGTTCCTGGTGGTCGGCATCATCGACCACCAAAGCGGCACCCGCGACATCCGCAAACTCTCCGGCGTGTTCCGCAGCGCCCCCGCACTGGGCGTGGTAGCCCTGATCGGCGCCGCCTCCATGGCCGGCCTGCCCCCGCTGGCCGGCTTCGTGGCCAAAGAATCCGTGTTCGCCGCCTTTGCCGCGAACGCGAGCTACGGGCCCGCAGGCCACCTGATCGGCGTCGTGGTGCTGGCCGGTTTGGTGCTGGGCTCGATCCTGACCTTTGCCTACAGCGCCCGGTTCATGTGGGGCGGATTCGCGCGGAAGCCCGAGCTGTCCGCGACCCCGTTCAAGTCCGTGGGCTGGCTGTTCCTGGGCGCCCCGGCCCTGCTGAGCGTGCTGACGCTGGCCTACGGGCTCTTCCCCAAGCCGGTCGAAGGCTGGATTGCCCCCTACAGCGCACTGTTCCCGGCCTATGACCCGCACGCCCTGCACCTTTCGCTGTGGCACGGCTTCACGCTGCCGCTTGCGCTCAGCGCCGTGGTGGTGGTGTGCGGGCTGGCCCTGTTCCTGGCCCGCCGCCGTTTCGAGGCGTTCCAGGGGAAGCTGCCGGCCGTCGTCGACCTGGAACGTGGGTACCGGCAGTCGATCGTGGTGCTGGACCTGGTGTCGATCTGGGTCACGGGCCGCACGCAGCGCGGTTCGCTGTTCTTCTACCTCGTGGTCATCCTGGGCACCGCGATCGCCTCCATTGGCGCCGTGCTGATCCTCACGGAACAGCACTGGAGCGACAAAACATACTTCCTGGACCCCGGCTCGCCGTTCCAGCTGGTGGCCGCCGTGGTCATCCTGGTGGGCGCCGTGGCCGCGGCCCGGGCCAACAAGCGCTTCATGGCGGTCCTCATGGTCTCCGTGACCGGCTACGGAGTGGCGCTGATCTTCGCGCTGCAGGGCGCACCCGACCTTGCCCTGACGCAGATGCTCGTGGAGACCATCATCCTGGTGGCATTCGTGCTCGCCATGCGGTCGCTGCCGCCGGGCCTGCAGGAACGGCGTGCCGGCAGCCACAAGGTGCTGCGCATGATCCTGGGCCTCGGCTTCGGCGCCGTCATGGTGGTGGTGGGGATCGTGGCCATGGGCTCGCGGATCGCCGTCCCCGTCAGCCTGGAACTGCCCCAGCTCGCCTACGACGGCGGTGGCGGACTCAACGTGGTCAACGTGACCCTCGTGGACATCCGCGCCTGGGACACGTTTGGGGAAATCTCCGTCCTGGCCATCGCCGCGACCGGCGTGGCCAGCCTGATCTTCGTGCGCGGGCGGGGCCAGCGCCTGGCCCGGGCCGAAACCGTGGCCACCGGCAGCATCGGCAGGATCGGCGAGGAGGGAATGTCGCCCAGCCCCGTCGTCGAACTGGCCAAACGGTTCGCCGACGCCCCGGGCAACCCGTGGCTCGTGGCCGGGCGGACGCTGGCCCCGGAACGGCGCTCCATCATCATCGAGGTGGTGGCCCGGCTCGTGTTCCACAGCATCATCGTGCTGTCCATCTACCTGCTGCTGGCCGGGCACAACGGCACGGGCGGCGGCTTTGCCGGCGGCCTCGTGGCCGGGCTGGCCCTGACCATCCGGTACCTGGCCGGCGGCCGTTTCGAACTGGCCGAGGCCACACGGATCTCCGCCGGAACGCTGCTGGGTCTTGGCCTCGCCGCGGCCGCGCTGACCGGAATCGCGCCCCTGTTCTTTGGCGGTGAAATCTTCCAAAGCGCCATCCTCACGTTCGACCTACCCGTGTTTGGGCACGTCAAGTTCGTGACCTCGACCCTGTTCGACATTGGCGTCTACCTGGTGGTGGTGGGCCTGGTGGTCGACGTGCTGCGCAGCCTTGGCTCCGAAATCGACCAGCACGAGGAAGACGGCATCGGCGCCATCACCATGATTGAAGACGACGAACCCCTGGAGGTGGGACGGTGA
- a CDS encoding fatty acid desaturase family protein, with amino-acid sequence MQNPIPVSAEPGPVSGRVVHTNPVIESYAVLLKTARSAGLMRRRRTFYALVFGILLLVLGSAATGFVLLGRTWFQLLIAAVLGILFTQFAFLAHEAAHHQIFASGRANDWSARILGPLLVGMSYAMWVKKHTAHHQDPNTKGRDPDIHTGIVAFHEEGAAQKRGFAAVITRHQGTLLFPLILFLGFSLVLDSAKTLFGRRGVRYRYVEIALLVLRFGGYMTVLFLLLPWGMALAFVGVQMAVFGFYMGASFAPNHKGMPILEAGSRVDFLTRQVVTSRNIRGGVVMDTLMGGLNRQVEHHLFPDMARPELHRANAMVRRACENNGIVFTETSLLQSYAIVVAYLNRVGLSAADPFECPLTRQYR; translated from the coding sequence ATGCAAAACCCCATCCCTGTCTCCGCCGAACCCGGGCCGGTGTCCGGCCGGGTCGTGCACACCAATCCCGTCATCGAAAGTTATGCCGTGCTGCTGAAAACCGCACGGTCGGCGGGACTCATGCGACGGCGTCGAACCTTTTACGCATTGGTCTTCGGCATCCTGTTGCTGGTCCTCGGATCGGCGGCCACGGGGTTTGTGCTGCTCGGCAGGACCTGGTTCCAACTGCTGATCGCCGCGGTGCTGGGGATCCTGTTCACCCAGTTCGCGTTCCTGGCGCACGAGGCGGCGCACCACCAGATCTTTGCCTCGGGCCGGGCCAACGACTGGTCGGCGCGGATCCTGGGCCCCCTGCTAGTGGGCATGAGCTACGCCATGTGGGTCAAAAAGCACACGGCACACCACCAGGATCCCAACACCAAGGGCAGGGATCCGGACATCCACACCGGAATCGTCGCCTTCCATGAGGAGGGTGCGGCACAAAAACGCGGTTTCGCGGCCGTCATCACCCGCCATCAGGGCACCCTGCTGTTCCCGCTGATCCTGTTCCTGGGCTTCAGCCTGGTGCTCGATTCCGCCAAGACCTTGTTTGGCCGGCGCGGGGTGCGGTACAGGTACGTGGAGATCGCCCTGCTGGTGCTGCGTTTTGGCGGTTATATGACGGTGCTGTTCCTGCTGCTGCCGTGGGGCATGGCACTGGCGTTCGTGGGTGTCCAGATGGCGGTATTCGGGTTCTATATGGGGGCGTCCTTTGCCCCGAACCACAAGGGCATGCCGATCCTGGAGGCCGGCAGCCGCGTGGACTTCCTCACCCGCCAGGTGGTGACGAGCCGCAACATTCGCGGCGGCGTCGTCATGGACACTCTCATGGGCGGGCTGAACCGCCAGGTGGAGCACCATCTGTTCCCGGACATGGCCCGCCCCGAACTGCACCGTGCCAACGCCATGGTCCGCCGGGCGTGCGAGAACAACGGCATTGTGTTCACCGAAACCTCGCTGCTGCAGTCCTACGCAATCGTCGTGGCCTACTTGAACCGGGTGGGGCTGTCGGCCGCCGACCCGTTCGAATGCCCGCTGACCCGGCAGTACCGTTAG